The genomic segment CATCAGCAGGCCGCCTGCAGAGCCGCCCATGGCGACCACCTTGTCCGGCGCGGCATAGCCCTTGTCGACGAGGAAGTGTCCGGCCGCCACGAAGTCCTTGAACGTGTTTTGCTTCTTGTCGAGCTTGCCATCGAGATACCACTGGTACCCCTTCGCCATACTGCCGCGCGGGTGCACGATGGCGTAGACAAAGCCGCGATCGACCAGGCTGAGCCGGCTGGTGCGGAAGTCCGCCGGAATGGTGATGCCGTAGGAGCCGTAGCCGTAAAGCAGCATCGGGGCGGTGCCGTCGATCGGCGTGTCCTTGCGGTGCAGCAGGGTGACCGGCACGTCCACGCCGTCCCAGCTGGGCGCCATGACGCGTTCGGCGACATAGTCGTCCGGATTGTGGCCGGAGGGCACTTCGCGCGTCTTGCGCAGGATGCGCTCATGCGTGTTGAGGTCATAGTCATAGACCTGGTCCGGCGTCGTTGGTGAGGCGTAGTCGAACCGCAGCATCGGCACGTCATAATCGTAGCCGGAGTCGAGCCCCAGATCGTAGGCGGCTTCGTCGAAGCTGATCTCATGCTCGGCGTCATCTGCGCGGGCGCGCACGACAATACGTGGTAGTCCGTTCTCACGCTCCATTCGGGAGAGATAGTCTTTCTGCGCCTGCAGGCCGAGGATCAGCGTACCCGGGCGGTGGGCGATGACTTCTTGCCACTCATCCCGCGAAGTCGCTTCGAAGGGCGCTCGCATCACTTTGAAGTCGACGGCTCCGCCAGAGTTCGTCGTGATGTAGAACTGATCATCCCAGACAACGACGGAATACTCCACACCGTCTTCACGCGGGGCAATCGTATGAAGCGTCGGGGCGTGTTCGCGCGAGTCGAACCAGTGCCATTCAGACGTCGTGTGGTTCGAGGAGGTCACAAAGATCTTTTCGCGATTGGCGGATTTGGAAACGCCCACGAAGAAGCCGGGGTCCTTCTCCTCATAGATCAGGGTGTCTTCGCCGGTTTCCAGATTGCGCTCGTAGACGGCATCTGGCCGGGCGTTCTCGTCCCGGTGCACCCAGAAAATGGATTTGCCGTCTTCGCTCCACTCGAACGAGCCGTAGCTGTCAGAGATCGGCGCGGCGGCGGGCTCTTCGGTCTCGATATTGGTGATCGTGACCGTGTAGAATTCGCTGCCCTGCGTATCGAGGGCGTAGGCGATCAGCGAATGATCGGGCGAGGTGTCGATGTTGCCGAAGGAGAAATAGTCAGTGCCTTCCGCCATCTTGTCGCCGTCCAGAAGAATGGTCTCTTCGGCATCCGGCGAGAAAGCGTCGGCAGCGTCCCTGCGGGCGACGATCGGATACTCGCCGCCTTCACGGTAGCGGGAATAGTAAGCGAAAGGGCCGTCGATCTCTGGGACAGTGGAATCGTCTTCCTTGATCCGGCCCTTCATTTCCTGAAACAGCGCCTCGCGCAGATCCGCCGTCGGCGCCTCGAAATTGGCCTTGGTGTAGGCATTCTCGGCCTCAAGGTATTCCCGGATGTCAGCGCGCAGGACAGACGGGTCCCGCATCACCTCCTGCCAGTTCTCGTCTTTCATCCAGTGGTATGGATCGACGCGCGTGCGGCCAACCTGGGTGATCTCGAAATCGACGCGCTTGGCCACAGGCGTTGCCGGAGTGGTTTCAGAGGCCTGCGCGGCCGGGGCAGAGGCCAGGTCAGTTATTTCGGTCATTGTGCATCCTGAGAGAATGGCTGCTGCGGCTGCGCCGGCCAGCAGGAGTGAATTTCGCATGTTTGGCTCCGGTCCAAGGTTGATCCTACCCTGGCGGGAAGTGGATCAGCGTGAAGCGGCACTGTCCAGATCTATTCGGCGGGGCGGAAGTCCAGCACGATGCCATTGATGCACCAGCGTTCACCGGTGGGTGGCGGGCCGTCCTTGAAGACGTGGCCCATATGCAGGCCGCAGGTAGCGCAGTGGCATTCGGTGCGCGGGATGATCATCTTGAAATCGGTCTTGGTGGCGACGGCGCCGGGCGTGATGGGCTGCCAGTAGCTCGGCCAGCCGGTGCCGGAGTCGAACTTGTGTTCCGATGACCAGAGCGGCGTATCGCAGCCCTTGCAATGATAGGTGCCCGCCCGTTTTTCGTCATTGTAATTGCCGGGCGTGAAGGCGCGTTCAGTGCCTTCTTTCACGCCGACGCGGTATTCTTCTTCGGTCAGCAGTTCCCGCCACTCGCGGTCCGAACGGTCGATGCGCTGGGTCATGTGGGGTCTCCTTTGCCGGGTAGGGGAATATAGGCGCGGCGGCGGCGTTTTTCACCAGCGCCAAAAGCAGAACGGCCGCCCCGAATGCCGGGGCGGCCGAAAAAGGCTCACGTCTTCAGAGCGTTACGCGTAGAGGACGGTGATGGATTCGGCGACCAGAGCCGGGCGTTCCTGGCCTTCGATCTCGATCGTGGCTTCCATCTTCATCTGTTTGCCGCCGGATTTAGGCTCTACCGACAGACATTTCTGGCGCAGACGCACCTTGGAGCCGACCGGCACCATATTGGTGAAGCGAACCTTGTCGGAGCCGTAATTGATGCCGCGGGTCGTGCCGGTGACTTTCAGCACTTCGCCGCCCAGCATCGGCAGCAGGGACAGGGTCAGGAAGCCGTGAGCGATCGGGCCGCCCATGGCCTTGGTGGCTTTCTCGACGTCGACGTGGATCCATTGATGGTCGCCGGTCGCGTCGGCGAACAGGTTGACGCGGTCCTGATCGATCAGGTGCCAGTCGGAGACGCCGACCTCCTGTCCTGCAATGGATTCAAGGTCATCGAAGGCGACGACGCGTGGGTTAGCCATGGAGTCCTCCTTAAAAAGTGCTGGCTTGTTTTGGCGCGTCGGCGACGGCGGGGCAAGCCTGACGGTAGGGTAATTGCGCCCGCGAACCCGGCGATTAGGCCATGATCATACCGGACTAAGCCGGACTATGCCGGATCAGGTCGTGACTTCAGCCGTTCAGATGATGACCTAATCTTGCGATAAAATGCTCTACATCGCCGTCGCTGGTGAAAAGATGCTGAGTGATGCGGAGCCGGTCGCCCCGCCGTGAGACGAAGATGCCATCTTCCTTCAGGCGGGTGGTCAGGTCGGCCGGAACACTCTCCGGCAGGTGCGGGCAGAGATAGTGCGCGCCGCGCTCGTCGGCCGGCGGGCAGTCGAGACCGATCCCGGCAAGCTGTTCAGCCAGCACCGCGTTGCGCGCGCCGAGCGTTTCCTGGATGTTGGTCACGCCCCAGCCGAGGACCGTCCGGATCGCTGACTCGAAGGCCGGCAGCAGCGCAAAGTTCGAGCGTTCGCCCATGTCGAAGCGCTGGGCGCCGCGGGCGTAGGCGTCGGTATAGTCGATCAGCCGCGCGAAGTTGGTGGCGCCTTCGCGGGTGATCCAGTTCTGCTCCAGCGGCGTGCCGCTGCGGTGCTGTGGGGCGGCATAGAGGAAGCCGGTCGAGTAAGGCGCGAGCAGCCATTTATAGGCGGCAACGGCCACGAAATCCGGCTGCACGTCCTTCACGTCGAAGGCCAGCGCGCCGCAGCTCTGCGTCAGGTCCAGCACGAGCGCGGCGCCAACCTCGCGGCAGCGTTTGCCGATGGCGGCGAGGTCGAGGATTGCGCCGTCGGTCCAGCGGATATGACCGCAGGCGACGAGGCCGGTGTCCGGCCCGATGGCACCGAGCAGGGCGTCCGACAGGGTTTCATTCCCGTGCGCGCCGGTTGTGCGGATCGTGGCGCCGGTCGCGCTGGCCAGCTCACGCCAGGCGTAGAGATTGGACGGGAACTGGTCCTCCAGCACGAGGATCTCCTGGCCCTTCGACAGGGGCAGGTTCTTCGCTGCCGTGGCCAGGCTGTAGCTGACCGAGGGCGAGAAGGCGATGCCGTCTGTGTCGGCGCCGATCAGCTCTGCCAGCAGGGGGCGCAGGCGCTCGGTGTCGGCAAAGAAGTCCGTCTCCTGAATATGCCAGGGCTGCAGCTTG from the uncultured Hyphomonas sp. genome contains:
- a CDS encoding MaoC family dehydratase produces the protein MANPRVVAFDDLESIAGQEVGVSDWHLIDQDRVNLFADATGDHQWIHVDVEKATKAMGGPIAHGFLTLSLLPMLGGEVLKVTGTTRGINYGSDKVRFTNMVPVGSKVRLRQKCLSVEPKSGGKQMKMEATIEIEGQERPALVAESITVLYA
- the msrB gene encoding peptide-methionine (R)-S-oxide reductase MsrB, with amino-acid sequence MTQRIDRSDREWRELLTEEEYRVGVKEGTERAFTPGNYNDEKRAGTYHCKGCDTPLWSSEHKFDSGTGWPSYWQPITPGAVATKTDFKMIIPRTECHCATCGLHMGHVFKDGPPPTGERWCINGIVLDFRPAE
- a CDS encoding aminotransferase class V-fold PLP-dependent enzyme; translated protein: MTQIPNQRHLFDIPDGVAYFNTATMGPMTKASVEAGQKGLARKLQPWHIQETDFFADTERLRPLLAELIGADTDGIAFSPSVSYSLATAAKNLPLSKGQEILVLEDQFPSNLYAWRELASATGATIRTTGAHGNETLSDALLGAIGPDTGLVACGHIRWTDGAILDLAAIGKRCREVGAALVLDLTQSCGALAFDVKDVQPDFVAVAAYKWLLAPYSTGFLYAAPQHRSGTPLEQNWITREGATNFARLIDYTDAYARGAQRFDMGERSNFALLPAFESAIRTVLGWGVTNIQETLGARNAVLAEQLAGIGLDCPPADERGAHYLCPHLPESVPADLTTRLKEDGIFVSRRGDRLRITQHLFTSDGDVEHFIARLGHHLNG
- a CDS encoding S9 family peptidase encodes the protein MRNSLLLAGAAAAAILSGCTMTEITDLASAPAAQASETTPATPVAKRVDFEITQVGRTRVDPYHWMKDENWQEVMRDPSVLRADIREYLEAENAYTKANFEAPTADLREALFQEMKGRIKEDDSTVPEIDGPFAYYSRYREGGEYPIVARRDAADAFSPDAEETILLDGDKMAEGTDYFSFGNIDTSPDHSLIAYALDTQGSEFYTVTITNIETEEPAAAPISDSYGSFEWSEDGKSIFWVHRDENARPDAVYERNLETGEDTLIYEEKDPGFFVGVSKSANREKIFVTSSNHTTSEWHWFDSREHAPTLHTIAPREDGVEYSVVVWDDQFYITTNSGGAVDFKVMRAPFEATSRDEWQEVIAHRPGTLILGLQAQKDYLSRMERENGLPRIVVRARADDAEHEISFDEAAYDLGLDSGYDYDVPMLRFDYASPTTPDQVYDYDLNTHERILRKTREVPSGHNPDDYVAERVMAPSWDGVDVPVTLLHRKDTPIDGTAPMLLYGYGSYGITIPADFRTSRLSLVDRGFVYAIVHPRGSMAKGYQWYLDGKLDKKQNTFKDFVAAGHFLVDKGYAAPDKVVAMGGSAGGLLMGAVSNMDPDLFAGIIAAVPFVDVINTMSDESLPLTPPEWPEWGNPLTSAEDYDRIAAYSPYDNVTAQAYPAMFITGGLSDPRVTYWEPSKWAAKLRHDAPEGGPYFLKINMEAGHGGASGRFEGLKEVATEYAFALAAVGQVEEVDLSRK